A genomic stretch from Telmatocola sphagniphila includes:
- the xylA gene encoding xylose isomerase: MPYFPEVSKIAYEGPDSRNPLAFRHYNEAEIIDGKSMKDHLRFAVCYWHTFRGTGSDPFGPGCAVRPWEDGTDSVEMAVKRVRVAFEFMEKLGAPYYCFHDRDVSPEGKNLAETNKNLDVVVKALKEEQQRTGIQLLWGTANLFSNPRFVHGASTSPNADVFAYSAAQVKKAMEVTKELGGVNYVFWGGREGYMNLYNTNLRRELDHLGRFLSLAVDYKKKIGFTGQFLIEPKPKEPTTHQYDTDCAACMAFLRTYGLEKDFKFNIETNHATLAGHTMLHEMTYASSYGMLGSLDANRGDLLLGWDTDQFPTDLYLTAQCMLVILEQGGLGSGGLNFDAKVRRESFEPIDLFHAHIGSMDAFAQGLKIAAAIRKDGLLKNFVKERYSSWDSGIGADIEAGKAKFEELEKYMLEKGDSAKNVSGRQEMLENIINRYIR, translated from the coding sequence ATGCCGTATTTCCCTGAAGTCTCCAAAATCGCTTATGAAGGACCGGATTCCAGAAATCCGCTCGCCTTCCGACACTACAACGAAGCGGAAATCATCGATGGCAAGTCGATGAAAGATCACCTTCGCTTTGCCGTTTGCTATTGGCACACCTTCCGAGGCACCGGCAGCGACCCCTTCGGTCCCGGCTGTGCCGTTCGTCCCTGGGAGGATGGGACGGATAGCGTCGAGATGGCCGTGAAGCGAGTTCGAGTCGCTTTCGAGTTCATGGAAAAGCTGGGTGCCCCCTATTATTGTTTTCACGACCGGGACGTTTCGCCAGAGGGAAAAAACCTCGCTGAAACGAATAAAAACCTCGATGTAGTGGTTAAAGCCCTCAAAGAGGAACAACAACGGACCGGAATTCAGCTTCTTTGGGGTACGGCCAACCTTTTCAGCAATCCTCGCTTCGTGCACGGGGCTTCCACTTCGCCTAACGCGGATGTTTTCGCATACTCCGCGGCCCAGGTCAAAAAGGCCATGGAAGTGACCAAGGAACTGGGTGGCGTGAACTACGTTTTCTGGGGTGGCCGTGAAGGCTACATGAACCTTTACAACACCAACCTACGACGTGAACTCGATCACCTCGGCAGATTCCTGAGTCTGGCCGTCGATTACAAAAAGAAAATTGGCTTTACCGGCCAGTTTCTGATTGAACCGAAACCGAAGGAGCCCACCACGCATCAGTACGACACCGACTGTGCCGCCTGCATGGCCTTCCTGCGGACCTATGGGCTCGAGAAGGACTTCAAGTTTAATATAGAAACGAATCATGCGACCCTGGCCGGGCATACGATGCTGCACGAAATGACCTATGCGTCTTCGTACGGCATGCTCGGCTCGCTCGATGCGAATCGCGGCGATCTGCTACTCGGCTGGGACACCGACCAGTTCCCCACCGACCTTTACCTGACGGCCCAGTGCATGCTGGTCATTCTGGAACAGGGTGGCCTCGGTTCCGGTGGCTTGAATTTCGATGCCAAGGTTCGCCGGGAAAGCTTCGAACCGATCGATTTGTTCCATGCTCACATCGGCTCGATGGATGCCTTCGCGCAGGGCCTGAAAATCGCCGCGGCCATCCGCAAGGATGGGCTGCTGAAGAATTTTGTCAAAGAACGTTATTCGAGCTGGGATAGCGGAATTGGTGCCGATATCGAAGCGGGCAAAGCCAAGTTCGAAGAACTGGAAAAATACATGCTCGAAAAAGGCGATTCGGCCAAAAACGTGTCGGGTCGACAGGAAATGCTTGAAAACATCATCAACCGGTACATCCGCTAA
- a CDS encoding carbonic anhydrase: MHRLIKGIHEFQSTVFRSKREFFEHLAHGQKPETLMITCSDSRINPNMITQTDPGELLILRNAGNIVPPYGPDLKAGEQATIEFAIEGLGIKDIIVCGHSHCGAMKGLLNKNSLEKMPSLKNWLEHSELARMIVEERYQATTLGERLNIATQENVLVQLINLRTHPAVSRALNEDRVKLHGWVYKFETGQVFEYEPESGQFLCVTTMEVGSNRDPEDSESLERFSI; encoded by the coding sequence ATGCATCGATTGATCAAGGGAATACATGAATTTCAATCGACCGTTTTCCGGTCGAAGCGTGAATTCTTTGAACATTTGGCCCATGGTCAGAAACCGGAAACGCTGATGATCACCTGCAGCGATTCCCGCATTAACCCCAACATGATTACCCAGACGGATCCGGGCGAGCTTCTAATTCTTCGCAATGCCGGGAATATCGTCCCGCCCTATGGCCCAGATCTGAAGGCGGGAGAGCAGGCGACCATCGAATTCGCCATCGAAGGTCTGGGAATTAAGGATATTATCGTGTGCGGGCATTCCCACTGCGGCGCGATGAAAGGGCTACTGAATAAAAACAGCCTGGAGAAAATGCCTTCTTTGAAAAATTGGCTGGAGCATTCCGAGCTGGCCCGAATGATCGTGGAAGAACGCTATCAGGCAACCACCCTGGGGGAACGACTGAATATCGCCACCCAGGAAAATGTTCTGGTTCAATTGATCAATCTTCGAACGCATCCGGCCGTCAGCCGGGCGTTGAACGAAGATCGCGTAAAGCTGCATGGCTGGGTTTACAAATTCGAAACCGGCCAGGTCTTCGAATACGAACCTGAAAGCGGGCAATTTCTTTGCGTAACGACGATGGAAGTGGGCTCGAATCGCGATCCCGAAGATTCGGAATCGCTGGAACGCTTTAGTATTTAA
- the ftsY gene encoding signal recognition particle-docking protein FtsY, with protein sequence MLGSFFKKVKKSLTRTREVFGGLVDLVRGRGKVDKQFLTELEKRLYLADVGGAAVATIVDRVKQSFIDKEITGEVEEFVKKQLREMLSAPTQGVQFAGSGPTVIMIAGVNGSGKTTSIAKLANNLKLQGKKVCVAACDTFRAAAVEQLTIWSERIGVEIVKNQQGSDPAAVAHDACERVKAREFDVLIVDTAGRLHTQTHLMRELEKIHRIVQKQIPGAPHEVLLVLDATTGQNAIAQAEEFSKSVKCTGIILTKLDGTAKGGVIFGIKSKLGLPVKYIGVGEGLDDLDIFNPDEYVAALFEKT encoded by the coding sequence ATGCTCGGTTCGTTCTTCAAGAAAGTCAAAAAAAGCCTGACGAGAACCCGCGAAGTATTCGGCGGGTTGGTCGATCTGGTACGCGGCCGCGGTAAGGTAGACAAGCAATTCCTGACCGAGCTGGAAAAACGCCTTTACCTGGCCGATGTGGGCGGCGCTGCGGTAGCCACAATCGTCGATCGGGTGAAGCAATCGTTCATCGACAAGGAAATTACCGGGGAAGTCGAAGAGTTCGTTAAGAAACAGTTGCGTGAAATGCTTTCGGCACCTACTCAAGGGGTCCAATTTGCTGGGAGCGGACCCACAGTTATCATGATCGCCGGTGTGAATGGATCGGGCAAAACCACTTCCATTGCCAAACTGGCGAACAATCTGAAACTACAGGGCAAAAAGGTCTGTGTGGCGGCCTGTGACACATTTCGGGCCGCCGCCGTGGAACAATTGACGATCTGGAGCGAACGGATCGGCGTGGAGATCGTCAAAAATCAGCAGGGCTCCGACCCGGCGGCCGTGGCGCACGACGCCTGCGAACGAGTCAAAGCCCGCGAATTTGATGTGCTAATCGTAGACACCGCCGGCCGGCTCCATACCCAAACTCATCTCATGCGGGAACTGGAAAAGATTCATCGCATTGTTCAGAAGCAGATACCGGGGGCTCCTCACGAAGTGTTACTGGTTTTGGATGCCACCACGGGACAGAATGCGATCGCACAGGCGGAGGAGTTTTCCAAATCCGTCAAATGCACGGGAATTATTCTCACTAAACTGGATGGCACGGCCAAAGGCGGCGTGATCTTCGGCATCAAGAGCAAGCTGGGGCTGCCAGTTAAGTACATCGGCGTCGGTGAGGGGTTGGATGACCTCGACATATTCAATCCCGATGAATACGTCGCCGCCCTGTTTGAGAAGACGTAA
- a CDS encoding nucleotidyltransferase family protein: MDAIILAAGFGTRLRPHTEKTPKPLLAVQGRPILDWIIGALPPVDRLVVVVNYLAEQVEDYLKQQQHVKNWVTVRQPVPRGTGDALMSCKKEIGSDRLLVLNGDDLYGVEDLSKLASKSAGIMTYPVDEPKKFGIVFPRADGTLANLIEKPNLEGRHLANIGAYLFPRSVFNIELPLSPRGEYEITDAVSTLAAQAPFHIVEAKFWLPIGTIEAWQGAQTADVSPARKS; encoded by the coding sequence ATGGACGCTATCATTCTGGCTGCGGGATTTGGTACCCGTCTACGCCCCCATACGGAGAAAACTCCCAAACCCCTTCTGGCAGTCCAGGGACGGCCTATCCTCGATTGGATCATCGGCGCACTTCCTCCCGTCGATCGGCTGGTCGTGGTAGTTAATTATCTGGCCGAGCAGGTGGAAGATTATCTGAAGCAACAGCAACACGTGAAGAATTGGGTCACGGTTCGGCAACCGGTCCCGCGTGGTACGGGCGATGCGCTTATGTCCTGCAAGAAAGAGATTGGGAGCGACCGCTTGCTCGTACTCAACGGCGACGATCTTTACGGGGTCGAAGATCTCTCGAAACTGGCATCCAAATCCGCCGGGATCATGACCTATCCGGTCGACGAACCGAAAAAATTTGGCATCGTTTTTCCTCGAGCGGATGGCACGCTGGCGAATCTGATTGAAAAACCGAATCTCGAAGGCCGACATCTTGCGAATATCGGAGCTTATCTATTTCCCAGAAGCGTTTTTAACATCGAACTGCCGCTGTCTCCCCGCGGAGAGTATGAAATCACCGATGCCGTGAGCACGCTGGCCGCGCAGGCTCCGTTTCACATCGTCGAGGCCAAATTCTGGCTTCCGATTGGAACCATCGAAGCCTGGCAAGGGGCTCAGACGGCGGACGTGTCGCCGGCTCGCAAGAGCTGA
- a CDS encoding outer membrane protein assembly factor BamB family protein, whose translation MMSPLSLLVFLTGLNSQYVSDWPIFRGDAAQDGIRLEKSPDKLEQLWKYSTKDSIEGAPAIVEGVAYVGSYDEHLHAIDIKTGNLKWKVKLGPIKSSPSIKGDRIYVGDVDGKLYCLELKTGNKIWTFETNGEITGGANFYKDLILIGSHDETLYCLEANGKKKWEFKANGPVNGVPSVVGNRTFVAGCDNNLHIIEIETGAEKAAIDLGGPCGATAAISGEELFVGTMNNEVIAVDLKKEKINWRFAAPRRQQAFYSSAAVTDSLVIVGSRDKKLYAIDRRKGEAVWDFLTDNRVDSSPIIVGDKIFIGSLDRTFYVLDLKGTKLQQFDLDGAIIGSPAYSDGKILLGTDKGTVFCFGSKKL comes from the coding sequence ATGATGTCTCCGCTTTCGCTTCTGGTTTTTCTTACCGGATTGAACTCTCAGTACGTTAGTGACTGGCCCATTTTTCGAGGGGACGCCGCGCAGGACGGCATTCGTCTGGAAAAGTCCCCGGATAAACTCGAGCAACTTTGGAAATACAGTACGAAAGATTCCATCGAAGGGGCACCCGCCATCGTCGAGGGGGTGGCGTACGTTGGCTCCTACGACGAACACTTGCATGCGATCGATATCAAGACCGGCAATCTGAAGTGGAAAGTGAAACTCGGGCCGATCAAATCCTCCCCAAGTATCAAGGGAGATCGGATCTACGTCGGCGATGTCGATGGGAAACTCTACTGTCTCGAATTGAAAACCGGTAACAAAATCTGGACCTTTGAGACCAATGGCGAAATCACCGGCGGGGCCAATTTTTATAAAGACCTCATTCTCATTGGTTCGCACGATGAAACTCTCTACTGCCTCGAAGCGAACGGCAAGAAGAAGTGGGAATTTAAAGCGAATGGTCCGGTCAATGGAGTGCCCTCCGTCGTCGGCAATCGCACGTTTGTCGCGGGCTGCGATAATAATCTGCACATTATTGAGATCGAAACTGGCGCAGAAAAAGCAGCCATCGATCTCGGCGGTCCCTGTGGTGCTACGGCCGCGATTTCAGGCGAAGAGCTCTTTGTCGGCACGATGAATAACGAAGTGATTGCAGTGGATTTGAAAAAGGAGAAAATCAACTGGCGATTCGCAGCACCCAGACGACAGCAGGCATTCTACTCCTCGGCCGCCGTGACTGATTCTCTGGTAATCGTCGGCAGCCGGGATAAGAAGCTTTACGCCATCGACCGCAGAAAAGGCGAGGCTGTTTGGGATTTTTTGACAGATAATCGCGTTGATTCTTCCCCCATCATTGTGGGGGACAAGATTTTCATCGGGTCCCTGGATCGAACTTTCTACGTGCTGGATTTGAAAGGGACCAAACTGCAGCAATTCGATTTGGACGGGGCCATTATCGGCTCCCCGGCGTACTCCGACGGAAAAATCCTACTCGGCACGGACAAGGGAACCGTTTTCTGCTTTGGTTCTAAGAAGCTGTGA
- a CDS encoding DUF1559 domain-containing protein, whose translation MRRVVRRAFTLIELLVVIAIIAVLIGLLLPAVQKVREAASRMKCQNNLKQVGLAMHNYESALGGLPPRGQSWVPYSGWGVFILPYIEQEPLAKLYNFSANFWDPSNASAVSQPVKIYQCPSTPANRTVSIITDDDAPIVGINTGISAAVGDYFAPNCVDAYWWPAARYAAALDESNCPALGLGTRRRFTDITDGTSSTLLVAEMAGRPDWYVMGNKQPTNAGLRFPNWWGPWASYQSCIYKTWSTDGFTEGGPCTINCDNSRGIYALHTGGANAVFCDGSVHFLRVGLDRDIFAGLVTKSGGEILSEDSY comes from the coding sequence ATGAGAAGAGTGGTTCGTCGAGCCTTCACACTGATCGAGCTTTTGGTAGTCATCGCAATTATCGCCGTTCTGATCGGCTTATTGCTACCCGCTGTGCAGAAAGTTCGTGAAGCAGCGAGCCGTATGAAGTGCCAGAACAATCTGAAGCAAGTCGGTCTGGCCATGCATAATTACGAATCGGCCTTAGGCGGCTTGCCACCGCGTGGGCAATCTTGGGTTCCCTATAGCGGCTGGGGTGTTTTCATTCTGCCGTATATCGAGCAGGAACCACTGGCGAAACTCTACAACTTCTCGGCCAATTTCTGGGATCCGTCAAACGCCTCGGCAGTTTCGCAACCCGTCAAAATTTATCAATGTCCTTCAACCCCCGCTAACCGAACCGTTTCGATCATCACCGACGATGATGCTCCCATCGTAGGAATCAACACTGGAATCTCGGCGGCCGTGGGCGATTACTTTGCTCCGAATTGCGTCGATGCCTACTGGTGGCCCGCGGCTCGCTACGCGGCGGCACTCGATGAATCGAACTGTCCGGCTCTAGGTTTGGGAACCCGGCGTCGATTTACCGATATTACGGACGGAACTTCCTCCACGTTACTCGTGGCCGAAATGGCGGGACGTCCCGATTGGTACGTTATGGGTAATAAACAGCCTACGAATGCCGGCTTGCGTTTCCCGAACTGGTGGGGACCCTGGGCCTCCTATCAATCCTGCATTTATAAAACCTGGTCAACCGATGGGTTCACCGAAGGTGGCCCCTGTACCATAAATTGCGACAATAGCCGGGGTATCTATGCTCTCCATACGGGAGGAGCCAACGCCGTCTTCTGCGACGGGTCGGTGCACTTTCTCCGGGTGGGACTGGATCGAGATATTTTCGCCGGGCTGGTCACCAAGTCGGGCGGAGAAATTCTTTCGGAAGACAGTTACTAA
- a CDS encoding FG-GAP repeat protein: MIESFSLRSAQLRLEPLEQRVVLTTTSKLMYAIAPGFGSAANINVYNADGSLRFIIKAFPGFLGGVQVASGDVNGDGYQDLIVAAEVGAGPHIQVFDGNNGSMIRNFFAYDPNFMGGISIAAGHISSNVYEDIITGPLSGADPHVEVFNGITNQLVRSFDAFSPSYRGGIYVAAGNTQTQLNDDIIVSMASSNPSTGNPLVNIFNSQTSALIRSFQPYSSSYYGGIYLASADVSGDGYADIVTGPTDGAPANVEIFNGFNGQLIKSFYAFGNSNSTTGARVAASDLQGNLRADIIVATGPTRTPIVDIFQGISVSPFLQTPLFYQQYTAFSSDYFNGIYVA, from the coding sequence ATGATTGAGAGCTTCTCGCTTCGTTCGGCTCAATTACGTCTCGAGCCACTCGAACAACGGGTGGTGCTAACAACCACTTCGAAATTGATGTATGCGATCGCACCCGGGTTCGGAAGTGCCGCCAACATCAACGTTTACAATGCAGATGGGAGTTTACGTTTCATCATTAAAGCCTTCCCCGGCTTCCTCGGCGGCGTCCAAGTAGCTTCAGGTGATGTGAACGGCGATGGCTACCAGGATCTGATCGTCGCGGCTGAAGTCGGTGCCGGGCCGCATATTCAGGTTTTCGATGGCAATAATGGCAGTATGATTCGCAACTTCTTCGCATACGATCCCAATTTTATGGGTGGCATCTCGATCGCGGCGGGGCATATCTCCAGCAATGTTTACGAGGACATCATCACCGGGCCGCTTTCAGGAGCAGACCCGCATGTGGAAGTATTCAATGGGATAACCAATCAACTCGTACGCAGCTTCGATGCTTTTTCTCCGAGTTATCGCGGCGGAATTTACGTTGCGGCGGGCAACACTCAGACCCAGCTCAACGACGATATTATCGTGAGCATGGCGAGTTCGAATCCGAGTACCGGCAATCCGCTAGTCAATATTTTCAATAGCCAGACCAGCGCTTTGATACGCAGTTTTCAACCCTATAGTTCCAGCTACTACGGCGGTATCTATTTGGCGTCGGCGGATGTGAGTGGCGATGGATATGCCGATATCGTGACGGGACCTACCGACGGGGCACCGGCTAACGTCGAGATCTTCAACGGCTTCAACGGTCAGCTGATTAAGAGTTTTTATGCGTTTGGTAATTCGAATTCGACAACCGGCGCCCGCGTCGCTGCCTCCGACCTTCAAGGCAATTTGAGAGCGGATATTATCGTGGCAACGGGACCGACTCGCACGCCTATCGTGGACATATTCCAGGGAATATCGGTATCTCCCTTCCTGCAAACTCCTTTGTTCTACCAGCAATATACGGCGTTCTCTTCGGACTACTTCAATGGGATTTATGTGGCCTGA
- a CDS encoding PHP domain-containing protein: MKGAPFTQLCRQMASASSSRIDLHTHTTASDGDWAPSLLIQQAIQKKIQVLAITDHDTTYGFELASRIPSVSLTLIPGVEITTRYKDRETHLLAYLFDPLHAELQTLLALLREQRRERLRARLELLKKAGYRMEIENLFEESIRSLGRRHLARHLIQSGQARSSTEAFQKHLKLPSETSLPHVGVPLEQMIDMVHRAGGLTSLAHPPQHLTTEELQDLKFLGLDALECEYPWGKSSRTQQLREVAEQVGLLITGGSDFHGDDKGPRALGQRGISPVDWRHLLSVHQQVSISVK, from the coding sequence ATGAAAGGCGCCCCTTTCACGCAACTGTGCCGACAAATGGCCTCGGCCAGTTCGAGCCGAATTGATCTACACACTCATACCACTGCCAGCGATGGAGACTGGGCTCCCAGTCTCCTGATCCAGCAAGCCATTCAGAAGAAAATTCAGGTTCTGGCCATCACCGATCACGACACCACCTACGGTTTCGAGTTAGCATCTCGAATCCCCTCGGTATCACTCACTCTCATTCCGGGCGTGGAAATCACAACCCGATACAAGGATCGGGAAACGCACCTTCTGGCATATCTTTTCGACCCTCTACATGCGGAACTACAAACGCTGCTGGCCCTTCTTCGGGAGCAACGCAGAGAACGATTGCGGGCCAGACTGGAACTTTTGAAAAAAGCCGGTTACCGAATGGAGATCGAAAATCTCTTCGAGGAGTCGATCCGCTCCCTGGGCCGACGGCATCTCGCCCGGCATCTGATTCAATCTGGCCAGGCGCGGAGCAGCACCGAAGCTTTTCAAAAGCACCTGAAGTTGCCGTCGGAGACGAGTTTGCCTCATGTCGGCGTCCCTTTAGAGCAAATGATCGACATGGTGCATCGGGCCGGTGGGTTGACCAGTTTGGCCCACCCGCCGCAGCATTTGACGACAGAGGAACTGCAGGACCTGAAATTCCTGGGTCTCGATGCGCTGGAGTGCGAATATCCCTGGGGAAAATCGAGTAGGACACAGCAACTGCGAGAAGTCGCGGAACAAGTCGGACTACTCATCACCGGCGGCAGCGATTTCCATGGCGATGATAAAGGTCCTCGGGCATTGGGCCAACGGGGAATCTCTCCGGTGGACTGGAGGCACCTTCTCTCCGTACATCAACAAGTGTCAATCTCCGTGAAATAA
- a CDS encoding TspO/MBR family protein encodes MDSYTITPSHRNSPRTTSQELWALLGWIGLSCTASISAVFISTGDWFRELQKPSWNPPNWVFGPVWTTLYILMGVAAWYVWRQGGWRAQRGPLALFLVQLILNAIWTPLFFGIHDLGLALLDIGLLWLALLATAIAFLRVQTLAGGLLLPYIAWVSFAMALNFRIWQMNS; translated from the coding sequence ATGGATTCCTATACTATAACGCCGAGCCATCGGAACTCCCCCAGAACGACCAGTCAGGAACTCTGGGCATTGCTAGGATGGATTGGGTTGAGTTGCACGGCATCGATTAGTGCCGTTTTCATCTCTACAGGGGATTGGTTTCGCGAACTGCAAAAACCCTCCTGGAATCCGCCAAACTGGGTTTTCGGCCCGGTCTGGACAACACTTTACATCCTGATGGGCGTTGCGGCCTGGTATGTCTGGAGACAAGGGGGATGGAGGGCACAGAGAGGGCCACTAGCGCTCTTTTTGGTTCAACTAATCCTGAATGCGATATGGACCCCTTTGTTTTTCGGAATCCATGACCTCGGCTTAGCACTGCTGGATATCGGGCTACTTTGGCTGGCACTTTTGGCAACAGCAATCGCTTTTCTGCGCGTCCAAACACTGGCAGGAGGTTTACTGCTTCCCTATATCGCCTGGGTCAGTTTTGCAATGGCTCTGAACTTTAGGATTTGGCAGATGAATTCCTGA
- a CDS encoding DPP IV N-terminal domain-containing protein: protein MLSFLFTLSLLLQPPASPDLDWKKAEAAHLKNIKQLTSDFVRAGEGYFSPDGKQIIYQAEEKGTGNPFYQIFIQDLESGRYRKISPGQGRTTCAFFRPDGKKIIFASSHTDPEVKKTQEEEFKRREEDAKTGRRRRYSWDFDPYMQIYEADLDGTKLKNLTNSKGYNAEGSYSSDGKHIVFCSNRDGHLNLYIMDADGGNVRKLTNTPNCYNGGPFFSPDGKKVIFRSDRKEKDRLQLYVINSDGTGEKALTNNDKWVYWAPYWYKDGQHIIYTAADHSDETKRPNYDIYWMNIETGKTTRLTYAPGQDVLPVFSPDCTKILWTSSRDGRSPTQLYIADFVKP, encoded by the coding sequence ATGCTTTCCTTCCTGTTTACCCTGTCGTTGCTGTTGCAACCGCCTGCCAGCCCGGATTTAGACTGGAAAAAGGCGGAAGCGGCCCATCTGAAGAATATCAAACAACTGACCTCCGATTTCGTACGCGCGGGGGAAGGTTACTTCAGTCCCGATGGCAAACAGATCATTTATCAGGCCGAGGAGAAAGGCACCGGAAATCCTTTCTATCAGATCTTCATTCAGGATCTGGAGAGCGGGCGCTATCGGAAAATCTCCCCCGGGCAGGGACGGACCACCTGCGCATTCTTTCGACCAGATGGGAAGAAAATCATTTTCGCCAGCAGCCATACCGATCCGGAAGTCAAGAAAACGCAAGAGGAAGAATTCAAACGGCGCGAAGAAGACGCCAAGACCGGTCGACGCCGTCGCTATTCCTGGGATTTCGATCCTTATATGCAGATTTACGAAGCCGATTTGGACGGTACCAAACTCAAGAACCTGACTAACAGCAAGGGCTACAACGCCGAAGGTTCCTACAGTTCGGATGGCAAACATATTGTGTTCTGTTCCAACCGCGATGGGCACCTGAACCTGTACATCATGGATGCCGATGGAGGCAACGTTCGCAAGTTGACCAACACGCCGAACTGCTACAACGGTGGTCCGTTCTTCAGCCCGGATGGCAAAAAAGTGATTTTCCGGAGCGATCGCAAAGAAAAAGATCGGCTGCAACTGTATGTGATCAATTCGGATGGTACCGGCGAAAAAGCGTTGACCAACAACGACAAATGGGTTTACTGGGCTCCCTACTGGTACAAAGACGGCCAGCATATCATCTACACGGCGGCCGATCATTCCGATGAGACGAAGCGACCGAACTACGATATTTACTGGATGAATATCGAAACGGGCAAAACCACCCGGCTGACTTATGCACCGGGTCAGGACGTATTGCCTGTTTTCAGTCCCGATTGCACGAAGATCTTGTGGACGAGCAGTCGGGATGGCCGCAGCCCGACGCAGTTGTACATCGCCGATTTCGTGAAACCGTAA
- a CDS encoding YncE family protein: MWQVACFSLVFLHPGIQKSEKNRESIAAPQLNRTFVLEGVGGKADGTGIIGRLDHLGYDPDSDCLFVACKANGSLEVIDLKKGKRIATLPNLAKPQGVGIYQNKAYVTTGGDGQLHRVDLKSFKIEKSIAVGEDADNVRVSEGRIWVSYGGDGPGGIKSFDPETLAEKSSFKFPKMPEGFRLSKDSRLFVNMPAGKRSTEDGTLLCLDATTGKIHWEIKLKGRGGNFALSRDETNDRLLLSTRFPARLIVLTASKGEFIGDVECPPDSDDLFWDAKTRQVIVIGGGQAVSGSNYGGNGAAIATYSVDKTGKPILQHTLPIPAHTRTGLFVPEKRTVYVAVPPLKGQPAEIREYSVPE; encoded by the coding sequence ATGTGGCAAGTAGCTTGTTTCTCACTGGTTTTTCTCCATCCCGGAATTCAAAAATCGGAGAAGAATCGCGAATCCATTGCTGCTCCCCAACTCAACCGCACCTTTGTTTTGGAAGGTGTCGGCGGCAAAGCCGATGGAACCGGCATCATCGGCCGGCTCGATCACCTGGGATACGATCCCGATTCAGACTGTCTGTTCGTTGCCTGCAAAGCCAATGGCTCTCTCGAAGTGATCGATCTCAAAAAGGGAAAGCGAATCGCAACTCTCCCAAACTTAGCGAAACCGCAAGGAGTGGGAATCTATCAAAACAAGGCCTATGTCACCACCGGCGGGGACGGCCAATTGCACCGGGTCGATCTCAAAAGCTTCAAGATCGAGAAATCGATCGCGGTGGGGGAGGACGCCGACAATGTGCGCGTATCGGAAGGTCGGATCTGGGTGAGCTATGGCGGCGATGGTCCAGGGGGAATCAAATCTTTTGATCCCGAGACGTTAGCAGAGAAGAGTTCTTTTAAGTTTCCCAAAATGCCGGAAGGATTCCGATTGAGTAAAGACAGCCGACTGTTTGTAAACATGCCGGCCGGCAAGCGTTCAACCGAAGATGGAACGCTGCTTTGTCTAGATGCGACAACAGGGAAAATTCACTGGGAAATAAAACTGAAAGGCCGGGGAGGAAATTTTGCCCTCAGCCGGGATGAGACCAACGACAGGCTGCTTCTTAGCACACGATTTCCGGCCAGATTGATCGTACTTACCGCGTCCAAAGGTGAGTTTATCGGCGATGTAGAATGTCCACCCGATTCGGACGACCTATTCTGGGATGCAAAAACCCGGCAGGTAATCGTTATCGGTGGGGGTCAGGCCGTTTCTGGATCTAATTATGGTGGCAATGGAGCCGCGATTGCCACGTATAGCGTCGATAAAACCGGCAAACCGATCCTTCAACATACTCTACCGATACCCGCCCATACTCGGACCGGATTATTCGTTCCGGAAAAACGCACTGTGTATGTTGCCGTTCCACCTTTAAAGGGTCAGCCTGCTGAGATTCGGGAATACTCTGTCCCCGAATAG